A stretch of Bombus vancouverensis nearcticus chromosome 13, iyBomVanc1_principal, whole genome shotgun sequence DNA encodes these proteins:
- the LOC117162243 gene encoding maltase 2-like: protein MFRLTIATCSLLFALSAGVDVDWYKNIIVYQVYPRSFKDSNGDGIGDLNGITSKLEHVKDIGAKVVWLSPIYRSPQVDFGYDISNFTDIDPDYGTLADFDKLVTKAKSLGLKVVMDFVPNHSSNDHPWFKKSIQRIKPYDEYYVWHDGRIVNGTRLPPNNWLSNFQGSAWQWNDVRKQYYLHQFAAGQPDLNYRSQALDQEMKNVLTFWMNRGVDGFRIDAINHMFEDAKFRDEPSANRTDVPKDDYDSLVHIYTKDQNETYETLRSWRELMDEHSNRTRSDPKLILTEAYTTHDLTTKFYSAGSNVPFNFMFITELNNKSTAMDYKNLIDKWVNTVPQGSVPNWVVGNHDNHRVASRFGRRRADEITEMALILPGIAVVYNGDEIGMIDRQFTYAETVDPAGCNAGPARYFLKSRDPERTPYQWDNSTSAGFSTSAKTWLPVHPNYKTLNLEAQKELYYSHYQVFKSVMSVKRRPVIAHGSLNVTVYDQRVLSITRTLGNDTVIVMFNFANVPVTVNARAALPLSPTLIVHTVSVGPNLRPGTTVFTNSITIPASATVMYTTPNVFWSKDEYV, encoded by the coding sequence ATGTTTCGACTAACGATTGCAACGTGTTCCTTGCTATTCGCGCTAAGCGCGGGCGTGGATGTGGATTGGTACAAAAATATCATCGTGTACCAAGTCTATCCGAGGAGTTTCAAAGACAGCAACGGAGATGGTATCGGTGACCTGAATGGTATCACCAGCAAACTGGAACACGTTAAGGACATTGGTGCTAAGGTCGTCTGGCTATCGCCGATCTATAGGAGTCCACAAGTTGATTTCGGTTACGACATCTCCAACTTTACGGACATTGATCCAGATTATGGAACTTTAGCGGATTTCGACAAATTGGTAACTAAAGCTAAGTCCCTCGGGCTCAAAGTGGTCATGGACTTCGTGCCTAATCATAGCTCTAACGACCATCCCTGGTTCAAAAAGAGTATTCAAAGGATCAAGCCGTACGATGAATACTACGTCTGGCACGATGGCAGAATCGTAAATGGCACCAGACTGCCGCCAAATAACTGGCTGAGCAACTTCCAGGGATCTGCCTGGCAGTGGAACGACGTCCGCAAGCAGTATTACCTACATCAGTTTGCTGCAGGTCAGCCAGATTTGAATTATCGCAGTCAGGCTTTAGATCAGGAAATGAAAAACGTGTTGACTTTCTGGATGAATCGCGGAGTCGACGGTTTCCGCATCGACGCTATCAATCATATGTTCGAGGATGCCAAGTTCCGGGACGAGCCGAGCGCAAACAGGACCGATGTCCCTAAAGACGATTACGATAGCCTGGTGCATATTTACACGAAAGATCAGAATGAGACCTACGAGACGCTCCGGAGCTGGAGGGAACTGATGGATGAACACTCCAACCGTACCCGATCCGATCCAAAGTTGATTCTCACGGAAGCCTATACTACTCATGACCTAACCACTAAATTCTACAGTGCTGGCTCCAATGTTCCCTTCAACTTTATGTTTATTACAGAGCTGAACAACAAATCTACCGCAATGGACTATAAAAATCTGATAGACAAGTGGGTCAATACCGTGCCTCAGGGTAGCGTGCCGAACTGGGTCGTGGGCAACCACGATAATCATCGTGTGGCCTCTAGATTCGGAAGACGACGAGCTGATGAGATTACCGAAATGGCGCTGATCCTACCTGGCATAGCGGTTGTTTACAACGGTGATGAAATCGGAATGATAGACAGACAATTCACGTACGCCGAAACTGTCGATCCAGCTGGTTGCAACGCTGGTCCCGCCAGATACTTTCTGAAATCCAGAGATCCCGAAAGAACACCGTACCAATGGGACAACAGCACCAGTGCTGGATTCTCCACCAGTGCGAAAACCTGGCTACCCGTGCATCCAAATTACAAGACCCTGAACCTGGAAGCTCAGAAGGAGCTATATTACTCTCACTACCAGGTATTCAAAAGTGTGATGAGCGTGAAAAGGCGACCAGTGATCGCACACGGTTCCTTAAACGTTACCGTATACGACCAAAGGGTTTTGAGTATTACTCGCACTCTAGGAAATGACACTGTAATTGTTATGTTTAATTTTGCCAATGTACCTGTCACCGTAAATGCTAGAGCTGCCCTGCCACTTTCTCCTACTCTGATAGTTCATACCGTCAGCGTTGGTCCCAATCTTCGTCCAGGTACCACCGTCTTCACAAATTCGATAACTATTCCTGCATCTGCTACTGTCATGTATACTACTCCTAATGTATTTTGGTCAAAGGATGAGTATGTTTGA